One region of Syntrophobacter fumaroxidans MPOB genomic DNA includes:
- a CDS encoding lipopolysaccharide assembly protein LapA domain-containing protein, translating to MRWFKLVFTVIILGLIALFVYQNLPVFAQSVSFKYDLRYLGNVEWKNSLCSLIAISAGFGFLVGILLMTKPLMGARRRAKEARQAAAASTASVASREPAAVHAASEPAKQGE from the coding sequence ATGAGGTGGTTTAAGCTGGTCTTCACCGTCATCATTCTCGGGCTGATCGCTTTGTTCGTTTACCAGAACCTGCCTGTCTTCGCGCAGAGTGTGTCTTTCAAGTACGATCTCCGGTACCTGGGCAACGTGGAATGGAAGAACTCCCTCTGTTCGCTCATTGCCATATCCGCCGGCTTCGGTTTCCTGGTCGGTATTCTGCTGATGACGAAGCCCCTGATGGGTGCCCGGCGCCGCGCGAAAGAGGCTCGGCAGGCCGCCGCGGCATCGACGGCTTCGGTCGCCTCCAGAGAGCCGGCAGCGGTCCACGCCGCTTCCGAACCGGCGAAACAGGGCGAGTGA
- the cobJ gene encoding precorrin-3B C(17)-methyltransferase — protein sequence MVPEALSALKAAEVILGYKTYLDLIGDLLEGKEVVSSGMRKEVGRCQAAIDHALAGRRTALVSSGDAGIYGMAGLVFDICRERNLEVAGIDETIPQDVDFRIEVIPGVAAFNAGASLVGAPLMHDFAAVSLSDHLTPWDLIEKRLTAAASADFVLAIYNPRSKSRPDLLERARQALLRFLSPATPVAVIRKAMRRGQWLCITTLEGIPVEDVDMQSVVIVGNSRTYVWKGWMVTPRGYLDKYALDRESE from the coding sequence ATGGTGCCCGAGGCCCTGTCGGCGCTCAAGGCCGCCGAAGTGATCCTCGGGTACAAAACCTATCTCGACCTGATCGGCGATTTACTGGAAGGCAAAGAGGTCGTTTCGAGCGGCATGCGCAAGGAGGTGGGCCGCTGTCAGGCGGCCATCGATCACGCCCTGGCGGGGCGACGGACGGCACTCGTTTCCAGCGGCGACGCGGGGATTTACGGGATGGCGGGCCTGGTGTTCGATATCTGCAGGGAAAGGAACCTGGAGGTTGCCGGAATCGACGAGACCATCCCGCAAGATGTTGATTTCCGAATCGAAGTGATCCCGGGCGTGGCTGCGTTCAACGCCGGTGCGTCCCTGGTGGGCGCACCGCTGATGCACGATTTTGCAGCGGTGAGCCTGAGCGATCACCTGACTCCTTGGGATCTCATAGAAAAGCGGCTCACGGCCGCCGCTTCGGCGGATTTCGTACTGGCGATCTACAATCCTCGGAGCAAGAGTCGTCCCGACCTACTCGAACGGGCCCGGCAGGCGCTGTTGCGCTTTCTCTCCCCGGCAACGCCCGTGGCGGTCATCCGAAAGGCCATGCGCCGCGGACAGTGGCTGTGCATAACCACCCTCGAAGGGATTCCCGTTGAGGATGTGGACATGCAGTCGGTGGTGATTGTGGGCAATAGCAGGACCTATGTGTGGAAGGGCTGGATGGTGACGCCCAGGGGGTACCTCGACAAATATGCGCTGGACCGGGAAAGCGAATAG
- a CDS encoding cobalt-precorrin 5A hydrolase: MDFEKPSRGPDRTAIIALTGQGAELALRLGERLPSSNCFLPRRHAVRGAAAFDRVSEVLPRLWGRYDHLVCIMAAGIVVRLIAPLLSHKSTDPAVVVLDEKGRFAVSLVSGHLGGANRLARRIGELIGAQAVITTASDVQGKPALDLIAADAGLEIENIGFLSRVSRAVIEEEPLWVFDPDGRIGSRFEEQPEVVLLPKEYSEGCEPAAEEGEEAFRTKDTGPGAKTIPEANPAARRVRLAGRPDWPGQTEDEHSRVRARIGVWVSEVMPPPKVRCLKLRPRNLVVGLGCNRGTPAGEIIELVKQAFRRAKLSPLSIRNFASIDLKADEPGVLDTAKSFNRPVSFFPGSALGEVRVPSPSAIVAKHIGVESVCEATALLSAQSGTLVLTKRKSANATLAVARVGFP, translated from the coding sequence ATGGATTTCGAGAAGCCAAGCCGCGGTCCTGACCGGACGGCCATCATCGCGCTCACCGGGCAGGGGGCGGAATTGGCCCTGCGCCTCGGTGAACGGTTGCCCTCGAGCAACTGTTTCCTGCCCCGCAGGCACGCGGTCCGGGGCGCCGCCGCTTTCGACCGGGTTTCCGAAGTTCTTCCCCGTCTTTGGGGCCGGTATGACCACCTCGTTTGCATCATGGCCGCCGGGATCGTCGTGAGGCTCATCGCGCCGCTTCTGTCCCATAAATCCACCGATCCGGCCGTGGTGGTGCTGGACGAGAAGGGCCGGTTCGCCGTGAGCCTCGTTTCCGGACACCTCGGAGGGGCCAACCGGTTGGCGCGCCGGATCGGGGAATTGATCGGAGCGCAGGCGGTGATCACCACGGCATCGGATGTCCAGGGGAAACCGGCTCTGGATCTGATTGCCGCGGATGCGGGGCTCGAAATCGAGAACATCGGTTTTCTGAGCCGGGTGAGCCGGGCCGTGATCGAAGAGGAGCCGTTGTGGGTCTTCGATCCCGACGGGAGGATCGGCTCCCGTTTCGAGGAGCAGCCGGAGGTGGTGCTGTTGCCGAAGGAGTACTCGGAGGGGTGCGAACCGGCCGCCGAGGAAGGTGAAGAGGCATTCCGGACGAAAGACACGGGGCCTGGCGCGAAGACGATTCCGGAGGCGAATCCGGCGGCTCGACGGGTGCGGCTTGCGGGCAGGCCCGACTGGCCGGGGCAGACCGAGGATGAACACTCCCGGGTACGCGCTCGGATTGGGGTATGGGTATCCGAGGTCATGCCTCCTCCGAAGGTCAGGTGCCTGAAACTGCGTCCCCGCAACCTGGTGGTCGGTCTTGGCTGCAACCGTGGGACCCCCGCCGGTGAAATCATCGAATTGGTGAAGCAGGCATTCCGCCGGGCGAAGCTCTCCCCGTTGTCCATTCGCAATTTTGCGAGCATCGATCTGAAAGCGGACGAGCCGGGTGTTCTTGACACGGCGAAAAGCTTCAACCGGCCCGTGTCCTTTTTTCCCGGATCGGCTCTCGGAGAGGTGAGAGTGCCGAGTCCATCCGCGATTGTGGCAAAACACATAGGAGTCGAAAGCGTATGCGAAGCGACCGCTCTCCTGAGCGCACAGAGCGGGACACTCGTCCTGACCAAGCGAAAAAGCGCGAACGCGACCCTGGCCGTGGCCCGGGTCGGCTTTCCATAG
- the cobM gene encoding precorrin-4 C(11)-methyltransferase, which produces MAHPIHFVGAGPGDPELITVKGRRLLREAGLIVFAGSLVPERLLEDRAADAQIYNSASLTLAETHALLVRGYREGKRVVRLHTGDPSLYGAIREQMALLDSEGIPYKVVPGVSAVFAAAAALRQELTVPEMSQTVILTRMAGRTPVPERERLRSLASHGATLVIYLSVQQIESVIAEAASGYSPETPVAVAYRVGWPDELLVEGTLADIVAKVNEAGIKRQAIVMIGRVFGRGGPRDARQSKLYDESFSHGFREAKPRS; this is translated from the coding sequence ATGGCTCATCCCATTCATTTTGTCGGTGCGGGTCCCGGCGATCCCGAGCTGATCACGGTCAAGGGCCGGCGACTGTTGCGCGAGGCCGGTTTGATCGTATTCGCGGGATCGCTCGTGCCCGAGCGCCTGTTGGAGGACCGGGCGGCGGACGCGCAAATTTACAACAGCGCGTCTCTGACCCTGGCGGAAACGCACGCGCTGCTGGTGCGGGGCTACCGGGAGGGCAAGCGCGTGGTGCGCCTTCACACGGGGGATCCGAGCCTTTACGGGGCCATCCGGGAACAGATGGCGTTGCTCGACTCCGAAGGCATCCCATACAAGGTGGTTCCGGGGGTGTCCGCGGTGTTTGCCGCCGCCGCCGCGCTCAGGCAGGAACTGACCGTGCCCGAAATGTCCCAGACGGTCATCCTCACGCGCATGGCGGGAAGGACCCCGGTGCCGGAGAGGGAGCGGCTGAGGTCCCTGGCATCGCACGGGGCGACACTCGTCATCTACCTGAGCGTTCAGCAGATCGAGAGCGTCATCGCCGAAGCGGCTTCCGGCTATTCACCGGAAACCCCCGTGGCGGTGGCCTACCGGGTGGGATGGCCGGATGAGCTCCTGGTCGAAGGGACCCTGGCGGATATCGTCGCAAAGGTGAACGAAGCCGGCATCAAGCGGCAGGCGATCGTCATGATCGGCCGGGTGTTCGGCAGGGGCGGCCCGCGGGATGCCAGGCAATCGAAACTCTACGATGAGTCCTTCAGCCATGGATTTCGAGAAGCCAAGCCGCGGTCCTGA
- a CDS encoding bifunctional cobalt-precorrin-7 (C(5))-methyltransferase/cobalt-precorrin-6B (C(15))-methyltransferase: MQTGLKPNPEEWRPPLVVLVGMGMGAEDLSPRVLSWIERADVLVGGKRLLDCFPDHTGERIPLLSSLDETIERLRSVARNRRTAVLASGDPFFFGIGRRLVQALGKEHVFALPNVTSVQALFARLLEPWDDVKVVSLHGRSETANAGRWLDDLRHCSRMAFFTDPRRTPAWIAREMLAAGYAHHTMIVAEDIGLPTERIGRFTLREAADGAFSTLNLVAVFADRDQCRAPAAPFEDTVLGLPEEAFMHEAGLITKTEVRAVVLAHLLLQPGGVLWDVGSGSGSVSIEAARVGRLREVIAVERNADRFRDLVANIERFRCPEVRPVLGSALQVLAGAPDPDRVFIGGSGGELPMLLDMVSKRLRPGGRVVQTAVTLDTLEAARSFWLGKPFEVRVVQLQVSRSAPIGGTYRLEALNPVFIVTVRERR; this comes from the coding sequence ATGCAGACCGGTCTAAAACCGAATCCCGAGGAATGGCGCCCTCCGCTGGTGGTCCTGGTGGGAATGGGAATGGGCGCGGAGGATCTCAGCCCGCGGGTGCTGTCCTGGATCGAACGGGCGGATGTGCTCGTCGGCGGGAAGCGGCTGCTCGATTGCTTCCCCGACCACACGGGGGAGCGCATTCCGCTGTTGTCCTCCCTGGATGAAACCATCGAGCGGCTGCGCTCGGTGGCGCGGAATCGGCGCACGGCGGTGCTCGCCTCCGGGGATCCCTTCTTCTTCGGGATCGGTCGCAGGCTGGTCCAGGCGCTCGGCAAGGAGCATGTATTCGCCCTGCCCAACGTCACCAGCGTCCAGGCACTGTTCGCGCGCCTGCTCGAACCCTGGGACGATGTCAAGGTCGTCAGTCTCCACGGCCGAAGCGAGACGGCCAATGCCGGGCGCTGGCTGGACGATCTGAGGCATTGTTCCCGGATGGCTTTCTTCACCGATCCCCGGCGCACTCCCGCCTGGATCGCCCGTGAGATGCTGGCGGCGGGATACGCGCACCACACCATGATCGTGGCGGAAGACATCGGGCTCCCCACGGAACGCATCGGGCGTTTCACGTTGCGGGAAGCAGCGGACGGAGCTTTTTCGACGCTCAACCTGGTGGCGGTATTTGCCGACCGGGACCAGTGCCGCGCTCCCGCCGCGCCGTTCGAGGACACCGTGTTGGGGCTGCCCGAGGAGGCGTTCATGCACGAGGCCGGGCTCATCACCAAGACGGAGGTCCGGGCCGTCGTGCTGGCGCATTTGCTGCTGCAGCCGGGCGGAGTGCTGTGGGATGTGGGTTCCGGGAGCGGATCGGTCTCCATCGAAGCGGCGCGCGTGGGGCGGCTTCGCGAGGTGATCGCGGTTGAACGCAACGCGGACCGGTTTCGTGATCTGGTGGCGAATATCGAGCGTTTCCGATGTCCGGAGGTTCGCCCGGTATTGGGGAGCGCCCTGCAGGTCCTGGCCGGGGCTCCCGATCCGGACAGGGTTTTCATCGGCGGCAGCGGGGGGGAGCTTCCGATGCTGCTGGACATGGTATCGAAGAGGTTGAGGCCCGGCGGACGCGTGGTCCAGACGGCGGTGACGCTGGATACCCTGGAGGCGGCGAGGTCTTTTTGGCTGGGGAAGCCGTTTGAGGTCCGCGTCGTGCAGCTCCAGGTCAGCCGGTCCGCCCCGATCGGCGGGACCTATAGGCTTGAGGCTCTCAACCCGGTGTTCATCGTCACCGTCCGGGAGCGGAGGTAG
- the cbiD gene encoding cobalt-precorrin-5B (C(1))-methyltransferase CbiD, whose protein sequence is MASASDHSHGRRAGKELRRGFSTGTAVTAAAVAALRLCLTGRAVEIVAVRLPNDVFLPVAVTACLLDGRFAVATVVKDGGDDPDVTHNAELSVRLKCDRRPAEAFHPEDPRRPEGHRDERRSGATDGSIPGIRLIAGEGVGVVTKAGLPVQSGEPAVNPVPREMIVRNLADELRRTGGCGPLPFDVASNRSEPGKPNVFLPWSLAGARVEGGPILEIEIEVPKGREIARHTLNPRLGVVGGISILGTTGLVKPFSHEAYEETIHASLSVAAACGCRGVVLSTGGKSERLARSLLPELPPEAFVQVADFFAYSVREAVRMGFRSIIHSAFFGKVVKMAQGHAYTHAHKVALDLSPVAECAEQLGHDTEFCSELAAANTARQALDLLLGRDAADVLRAVSCRAAEQSRRLSEDRLDVRLLLFAHDGTLLADVTEPCRPV, encoded by the coding sequence ATGGCCAGCGCTTCCGATCATTCACACGGGCGCCGGGCAGGAAAGGAACTGCGCCGGGGATTCAGCACGGGGACGGCGGTGACGGCCGCGGCCGTGGCGGCGCTGAGGTTGTGCCTCACCGGCAGGGCGGTCGAGATCGTGGCGGTCCGCCTCCCGAACGATGTCTTCCTTCCCGTCGCGGTGACGGCCTGCCTCCTGGACGGTCGGTTCGCCGTGGCGACGGTGGTGAAGGACGGCGGAGACGATCCGGACGTGACCCACAACGCGGAACTGTCGGTGCGTTTGAAGTGCGATCGACGCCCGGCCGAAGCGTTTCATCCGGAGGATCCCCGCCGGCCGGAGGGACACCGTGACGAGCGGCGGTCGGGGGCGACGGACGGGAGCATTCCGGGAATTCGACTCATCGCGGGAGAGGGGGTTGGCGTCGTGACCAAGGCGGGTCTTCCCGTGCAGTCCGGAGAGCCTGCGGTCAACCCCGTGCCGAGGGAAATGATCGTGCGCAACCTGGCCGACGAGCTCCGGAGAACGGGAGGTTGCGGTCCGCTTCCTTTCGATGTTGCTTCGAACAGGAGCGAACCTGGAAAACCGAATGTGTTCCTTCCCTGGTCTCTTGCGGGGGCCCGCGTTGAGGGCGGTCCGATCCTGGAAATCGAGATCGAAGTGCCGAAAGGCAGGGAAATCGCGCGCCACACGCTCAATCCCAGGCTGGGAGTCGTGGGGGGCATCTCGATACTTGGGACGACCGGGCTCGTCAAGCCGTTTTCCCACGAGGCCTACGAGGAAACCATTCATGCGTCGCTGTCGGTTGCCGCGGCCTGCGGCTGCCGCGGCGTTGTGCTCAGTACCGGCGGGAAAAGCGAGCGCCTGGCACGCAGCCTCTTGCCCGAGCTGCCGCCGGAGGCGTTCGTCCAGGTGGCCGATTTTTTCGCATACTCGGTGCGTGAAGCCGTCCGCATGGGATTTCGGAGCATCATCCACAGCGCCTTTTTCGGCAAAGTGGTGAAAATGGCCCAGGGGCACGCGTACACGCACGCTCACAAGGTTGCCCTGGATTTGTCTCCGGTTGCGGAGTGCGCGGAACAACTGGGGCACGATACGGAATTTTGCAGTGAGCTGGCTGCGGCCAACACGGCGCGCCAGGCACTCGATCTGCTGCTCGGCCGCGATGCCGCGGATGTCCTGCGAGCCGTTTCATGCCGGGCGGCGGAACAATCCCGCCGGCTCTCGGAGGATCGGCTCGATGTGCGCTTGCTGCTCTTCGCCCATGATGGAACCCTGCTTGCGGATGTGACGGAACCATGCAGACCGGTCTAA
- a CDS encoding ABC transporter substrate-binding protein — protein sequence MKPFRWILAFLLVASILHTRAGAVQITDDLGTTVTLSQSAGRIISLYGAFAEMLYAVGAGSRLAARTQADAYPPEILKLPSVGTHMKPNFEMIIGFKPDLVIQSASRREEMPDMERLSGAGIPVAVFAPKSFEDIFSTMERLGVLTGCEGEAGAAVARMKQRLARVQAKLAGVEKRRRVFFEVRAEPLTGAGRGSIVQQILAAAGAENVLRSEKAIVQYSLEALLLDDPDVYVMQRGPMNRNPAELAARAHFDRLRCVKEGKIVPVDEFIFSRPGPRCVEAVEQLAAALYPTIFDEGGR from the coding sequence TTGAAGCCTTTTCGATGGATCCTGGCATTCCTTCTGGTCGCGTCGATTCTTCACACCCGCGCCGGGGCGGTGCAGATCACCGACGATCTCGGCACGACCGTCACGCTTTCTCAGTCGGCCGGGCGCATCATCTCCCTGTACGGAGCCTTCGCGGAAATGCTCTACGCCGTCGGGGCTGGCTCCCGGTTGGCGGCGCGCACCCAGGCGGATGCTTATCCCCCTGAAATCCTGAAACTGCCGTCGGTGGGGACCCACATGAAGCCCAATTTCGAAATGATCATCGGCTTCAAACCCGACCTGGTGATCCAGAGCGCCAGCCGCCGCGAGGAGATGCCCGACATGGAACGCTTGTCCGGAGCGGGGATTCCGGTGGCGGTGTTTGCCCCGAAGAGTTTTGAGGACATCTTTTCGACCATGGAGCGGCTGGGAGTTCTCACCGGTTGCGAAGGCGAAGCCGGAGCGGCCGTTGCCCGGATGAAGCAGCGGCTGGCGCGCGTACAGGCGAAGCTCGCCGGCGTCGAGAAGCGGCGGCGCGTTTTTTTCGAGGTCCGCGCGGAGCCGCTCACGGGTGCCGGGCGCGGCTCCATCGTGCAGCAGATCCTGGCTGCGGCCGGGGCCGAGAACGTTCTGCGGAGCGAGAAAGCCATCGTGCAATACAGTCTCGAGGCCCTGCTGCTCGACGACCCGGATGTGTACGTCATGCAGCGGGGTCCGATGAACCGGAACCCCGCCGAACTGGCAGCGCGGGCGCATTTCGATCGTTTGAGGTGCGTGAAGGAGGGCAAGATCGTTCCTGTGGATGAATTCATCTTTTCGAGGCCGGGCCCGCGTTGTGTGGAAGCCGTCGAGCAACTTGCCGCGGCGCTCTATCCGACGATATTCGACGAGGGCGGGCGTTAG
- a CDS encoding ABC transporter ATP-binding protein, with product MIRLDGVTCGYAGQTVLKDLSFLVRRGEFIGVLGPNGAGKSTLMLALSGIVPVQSGSIEIEGKPLARLKTRERARLMAVVAQDIDLRFPFRCEEVVRMGRYPHQKRWQMESPEDEAAVRRALGATDTAMLAKRLITAVSGGEKQRVVMARSLAQETPILLLDEATSAMDIHRKLLIFRVLDRLNREDGLTVVAVLHDVNLAALFCRRMIFLKNGELVADGAVDTVLNADVLEHVYETPVMVREIEGTEKRQVVFLP from the coding sequence GTGATTCGCCTGGACGGGGTGACCTGCGGCTATGCCGGGCAAACGGTGCTCAAGGACCTCTCCTTTCTTGTCCGGCGCGGGGAATTCATCGGCGTGCTGGGGCCGAACGGGGCGGGGAAGTCCACCCTCATGCTGGCGTTGAGCGGTATCGTGCCGGTGCAGTCGGGTTCGATCGAGATCGAAGGGAAACCGCTGGCCCGTCTCAAGACCAGGGAACGGGCCCGCCTGATGGCCGTGGTGGCTCAGGATATCGACCTGCGTTTTCCCTTTCGCTGCGAAGAAGTGGTCCGCATGGGGCGATATCCTCATCAGAAACGCTGGCAGATGGAGAGCCCGGAGGACGAAGCCGCGGTCCGGAGAGCGCTCGGGGCGACGGATACCGCCATGCTGGCCAAGCGTCTCATCACGGCGGTCAGCGGCGGCGAAAAACAGCGTGTCGTGATGGCGCGCTCACTCGCCCAGGAAACCCCCATCCTGCTGCTCGACGAAGCCACGTCGGCCATGGATATCCACCGCAAGCTCCTGATCTTCCGGGTGCTCGACCGCCTGAACCGGGAGGACGGCCTGACCGTGGTGGCGGTGCTCCACGACGTCAATCTGGCCGCTCTCTTCTGCAGGAGAATGATCTTTCTCAAGAACGGAGAGCTCGTGGCCGACGGCGCGGTCGATACAGTCTTGAACGCGGACGTTCTGGAGCACGTCTACGAGACGCCCGTGATGGTCCGCGAGATCGAAGGAACGGAAAAGCGGCAGGTGGTTTTTCTCCCGTAG
- a CDS encoding FecCD family ABC transporter permease, with product MERTVRRHTVLSGHCGISVLCWAGFVLLIVVAAFLASGIGSFETSYRTIFRLWISPFDSDSAAGIDDTVRYIVINVRLARVCLAFIVGAALALAGTVYQGVLLNPLADPFTLGVSTGAAFGASLAILLGLGGMQLSGISGLPLAAFAGAMLALYLVYLLGRIDGRIHATTLVLAGIIVSTFLSAWISLLKSLNEDSVSTIVFWIMGSLSGKSWTHAVLVLPYLVAGGAGILIFTRELDILSLGDIQAQHLGVNVQRVRFWLLLAASLATAAAVAVSGIIGFVGLVVPHLARLVVGPRHGRLIPATLLTGGLLVLVSDTIARSLLPNGEELPVGVVTAILGGPFFCYLLLHRKKYLQL from the coding sequence ATGGAACGAACGGTTCGGCGTCACACGGTGCTGTCGGGTCATTGCGGGATTTCCGTGCTGTGCTGGGCCGGATTTGTCCTCCTGATTGTCGTTGCCGCGTTCCTCGCTTCGGGAATCGGCTCCTTCGAAACGTCCTACCGCACGATATTCCGGCTCTGGATATCCCCCTTTGATTCCGATTCCGCGGCGGGCATCGATGATACGGTGCGATACATCGTTATCAACGTGCGGCTGGCCAGAGTCTGCCTCGCATTCATCGTGGGCGCGGCACTGGCGCTTGCGGGCACCGTCTACCAGGGAGTGCTGCTCAATCCGCTGGCCGACCCTTTCACGCTCGGGGTCTCCACGGGAGCGGCCTTCGGCGCCTCGCTGGCGATTCTTCTGGGACTGGGGGGCATGCAGCTTTCGGGGATCAGCGGCCTGCCCCTGGCGGCCTTTGCCGGAGCGATGCTCGCGCTCTACCTGGTCTATCTGCTGGGGCGCATTGACGGGAGGATCCACGCCACCACGCTGGTGCTTGCGGGGATCATCGTATCCACCTTTCTGTCGGCATGGATCAGCCTCCTCAAGAGTCTGAACGAAGACTCGGTATCCACCATCGTCTTCTGGATCATGGGGAGCCTTTCGGGCAAGAGCTGGACTCATGCCGTCCTGGTGCTGCCATATCTGGTGGCGGGCGGGGCCGGGATACTCATCTTCACCAGGGAGCTCGATATCCTGAGCCTGGGGGACATCCAGGCGCAACATCTCGGCGTCAACGTCCAGAGGGTACGATTCTGGCTGCTCCTGGCCGCTTCGCTGGCGACCGCCGCGGCGGTGGCGGTGAGTGGGATCATCGGGTTCGTCGGGCTTGTTGTGCCGCATCTCGCGCGCCTGGTCGTGGGACCCCGGCACGGGCGACTCATTCCGGCGACCCTGTTGACCGGCGGATTGCTCGTGCTCGTTTCCGACACCATCGCACGAAGCCTGCTGCCGAACGGCGAGGAACTGCCGGTAGGCGTCGTGACGGCGATCCTTGGAGGACCCTTCTTTTGTTACCTGCTGCTGCATCGCAAGAAGTACCTGCAATTGTGA
- the cobI gene encoding precorrin-2 C(20)-methyltransferase, whose protein sequence is MFGTLYGVGVGPGDPELLTLKAVKVLKEAAHVFAASSSSNDYSLAHDIVREHLPPGTPIDQLAFPMTFDSEHLENAWTANCEQVVEILRQGKNVAFITLGDPLTFSTFIYLMRKVRSRLPDVNVVVVPGITSYQAAAACANLPLAEGEEAITIISGAKGGTRLNAAIETADNVVLMKTYKQFPQILAQIEEKGLEDKCCFISRCGLEGEIVERDYRKMRTLKPHYLSLMIIKKRGMEPR, encoded by the coding sequence ATGTTCGGCACTCTTTACGGGGTCGGCGTCGGGCCCGGGGATCCGGAACTGCTCACGCTGAAGGCGGTGAAAGTTCTGAAGGAAGCGGCCCATGTTTTTGCCGCTTCCTCGTCCAGCAACGATTACAGCCTGGCGCACGACATCGTGCGGGAGCATCTGCCGCCCGGAACGCCCATCGACCAGCTGGCTTTTCCCATGACATTCGATTCCGAACACCTGGAAAATGCATGGACGGCCAACTGCGAACAGGTGGTCGAGATTCTCAGGCAGGGAAAGAACGTCGCCTTCATCACACTCGGAGATCCGCTCACCTTCAGCACGTTCATCTATCTCATGAGGAAGGTGCGCAGCAGGCTTCCCGATGTCAACGTCGTCGTCGTCCCCGGCATCACCTCCTACCAGGCCGCCGCGGCCTGCGCCAATCTGCCCCTGGCCGAAGGCGAGGAAGCCATCACCATCATATCGGGAGCCAAGGGCGGAACCCGCCTGAACGCGGCGATCGAAACGGCCGACAATGTGGTGCTCATGAAGACATACAAGCAGTTTCCCCAGATCCTGGCGCAGATCGAGGAAAAGGGGCTCGAAGACAAGTGCTGTTTCATCAGCCGCTGCGGGCTTGAGGGCGAGATTGTGGAACGGGACTATCGGAAGATGAGGACGCTCAAACCTCACTATCTCTCACTCATGATCATCAAGAAACGCGGCATGGAACCCCGGTGA
- a CDS encoding precorrin-8X methylmutase: MALNELMGSTEDRPGLVEAGRSIEMESFRIIDAEMGEHPFPEDQWQVVRRVIHTTGDFDYARQIRFHPRAVASGVAALTRGASIFADTRMIAVGLSPWRLQWYGNEAVVPALHPESRIRAEEQGVTRSVAAFRGVSDQLNGAVVAIGNAPTALLEVLRLIREDGVRPALVIGVPVGFVQAAESKDQLQRMTDQPAIAVLGRKGGSSVAVAILHALLELAGNVNQ, encoded by the coding sequence ATGGCTTTGAACGAGCTCATGGGTTCAACGGAGGATCGGCCGGGATTGGTGGAAGCGGGGCGCTCCATCGAGATGGAGAGTTTCCGCATCATCGATGCCGAAATGGGGGAGCATCCTTTTCCCGAGGACCAGTGGCAGGTGGTGCGTCGAGTGATCCACACCACGGGCGATTTCGATTATGCCCGGCAGATTCGGTTTCATCCCCGGGCTGTGGCCTCGGGGGTGGCGGCTTTGACACGGGGCGCTTCCATTTTCGCCGATACGCGCATGATTGCCGTGGGGCTGTCGCCGTGGCGATTGCAGTGGTACGGGAATGAGGCGGTGGTTCCGGCACTCCACCCGGAAAGCCGGATACGGGCCGAAGAACAGGGGGTCACGCGTTCGGTTGCCGCATTCAGGGGCGTTTCCGACCAGTTGAACGGCGCCGTCGTGGCCATCGGGAACGCACCCACCGCGCTGCTCGAGGTGCTCCGTCTGATTCGTGAAGACGGCGTGCGCCCCGCGCTGGTGATCGGTGTCCCGGTGGGATTCGTGCAGGCCGCGGAATCCAAGGACCAGCTCCAACGGATGACCGATCAGCCCGCCATCGCCGTTCTCGGCCGCAAGGGAGGAAGTTCGGTGGCGGTGGCCATCCTGCATGCGCTTCTGGAATTGGCCGGAAATGTCAACCAATAA